Sequence from the Prunus persica cultivar Lovell chromosome G5, Prunus_persica_NCBIv2, whole genome shotgun sequence genome:
attaaaatggcaattaaaaatattttacctcatcggaAAGATTCGCACCGCTCCGAATGttctcctttgcttttgtcaaggcatttctccatttccctaactctttgtttagaattttccatctactagacaaagccatttcggtccgaatggaacccaatctttgacaaaattctccatgaattttgctccacatatgatggaacttcatctcattacccgtgatagggtcatgactaacgttcacccaagactcgcacaacgcaatatcttcctgGGTTGACCACGAGCCTCTGATTTCAacagaagatgccatttgtttattttctacaaatggaaagtagtacaaaaatgtgagtggatagtaaaaaatattggaaggagaagagtttgtatggaattggtgtggaaagtggaaaatatgagtagagagtaaaaaatattggaaggagatgagtttgtatggagatttggtgtggaaaatgaattatgtgagtggagagtagaaaatattgtatggagaagaaattgtatgaagatttggtgttgaaagtagataaaatggttaggtatttatagggaaaaaatacatacatttttggtattttttttaaaaaaatttcagaattttttcgaattttttaggatttttttaaaatttttttggccaaaaaaatgagaaccgtaggatttcttaaaaaaatccaatcggAGCCACCCGGTGCCGACACGTGGCATGTAACCGTTGGtggtgacgtcagcgctgacgtcacgACAACGTCAGCGCACttcagtcaaatttttttaccgttggcgcgaaTACTGACGTCACCTGAACTCGGGCTCGAGCCCAATCGATTTTcgcccttgggcctgcccgggcTTGTGGGACCCGCAGCTTGCCCGGGCTGCTTTGCGCGCGCTGGAGCTGGACTTGGGCTgatttttgccttttgcctgGGCCAACCCCTGGCGCAGTACATGCTCTTAGGTGATATAAGCCCAACCCGAAAAATACACGCATGAAATATTCGGGTTATAAGTTATAAGTTATAACCCTAattcctcttttcttcttcttcttcgtcaaatccaatccaaccgccgttccctctccctctctctttctcgaCTCCGTCTCTgactctcgctctctctcctACGTCTCataaaaaccctagcctctcTACTCCCACGAAATCGACCACACAATGGTAGTGTCTTGCTCTTCATCTTTGTTTTCAGCTTAGAGAGCATGGTTGATTGATTGTGTTTgtcatttgtttgtttattaatttgtttgtgtATGAATGTAATTGCAGACAGGAGAGGCAGTGAACGCAAAAGCGTACCCTTTGGCCGATGCGCAGCTGACGATCACAATACTCGACCTGGTTCAACAGGCAGCTAACTACAAGCAGCTTAAAAAGGGTGCCAATGAAGGTACGTGAAATGCTCAGATTTCAATGCCATGGCTGCCTGCTTCTGTTTTTATCTGTTTATATAGATTTTAACATTtgttttatgggttttgtttttcagcGACTAAGACCCTGAACAGGGGTATTTCTGAGTTCGTAGTGATGGCGTGTGACACTGAGCCGATTGAGATTCTTCTTCACCTTCCCCTGTTGGCTGAAGATAAGGTAATATTCATCATTCCTGTTACATATCTATGCCACTGAAATTTTAGTGTCATAAATGGCGTTGATTCTTTGATTGCaacatgggttttttttttctttctattggaTGATGGGAGAGTGTTGTGTTCGTTTTCTCATAAGAGGATAGTTCAATAAATTCAACTATTGCTGCTTTTCACAAAGACATTCTGaagttctatttttatttgctCACCTTTTGTGGATTAAATGTTTCCTTTTAGGCTTATTGTATGTCCTATTATGATTCGTTCTCCTCTGTTAAGAGCTACTTACTGTAGTTTCCAAGTGTTTGATGTTTTACACGCAAAAATGAAGTGAGAGAGGTATTACCGCTTTGGTTGTGTTTGATTGCATACTTGTTTTGTGTTATATATCGTGGCactggttgtgttgtatttgGCCCAAAGCAGACCAGTTAGGTGTTTACCCTAGTTGGTAGGATTGTGGTCTATGGCTGGACATAGATGCACCTAATCGCCTATTTGAAGGTTAGCCCTGGTGCATCCCATTTGGCGCAAGCATTTCAGTAAGCAAGGCTTATTGGTTGCAGACATGAAAGACCATGCCCAAGATAGTAGTTTATGTTTATTTCTTCAtgattttttagtttattatattgaagcttcaaaatcCTTACTTTTTAGTTGGATGATTCTCCTAgtgatttaaatcaatttaaaGCACTTTACAAGTGTTCTATTTGAATTTGGCAGAATGTTCCCTACGTTTTTGTCCCTTCGAAGCAAGCACTTGGCCGAGCCTGTGGTGTCACAAGACCTGTCATTGCGTGTTCTGTTACTTCAAATGAGGGAAGTCAATTGAAGTCGCAAATACAACAGCTCAAGGTACTCTTCGTTTTAGGTTTCCTTAATGCTTGGATTTGGTTCTACATACTGAACATTTTATGTGTAAATTGCAGGATGCCATTGAGAAACTCCTTATCTAAGCTATCTTGGAATGCATATTCGGTGTGATGGGCCTCTTCGGACTGTAATAGTGGGAGCCTTCAGAGGCGTTGACTAGGAAATGCATTTGTgttaatttttctgtttttctgaaCTTCACTTTGAAGTATATTTGCATGGATCGTGATTAGTGTTGCTATTAAGTATAAGCTTATGTAACAACTTGCGGATTGTGATTGTCCTATTTTCTGTTGCCTTTTCGTTGTTGGCTTTAAACCCTGATGGGAAAATCAAATTATGGATATTCTCATGAGAGGATAACCATTTGCAACATGTTGATGTCGCATTGTCATTAAATAGAGGtgatcaaaataaataactatGACCTGAAGCAACCTTGTAAACCTGTCATCTCTCGCACTAGTTAAGCTTTAGCACCTGCACGCCTTACCGGTTACAAGATTTTACCCTGAAATGAAACCATGGCCGAAAATTCAAAGACTTAACAACTTCATAACATGACTACTTAGGGTTGGGTTGTGCGCGGAAttcatattgtaattttctCTCTTAGCAAAAACATGTTGACTAGTCATGCATCTCAATGGCTCTAACCACGGTTTCATATCAGCAACGAAAAGCAGTTCCAAAATGTGGAGTTTAAGAAATCTCATTTACCGCCCATGCTAGGAAATAGATGAGAAAATGTACAGATCGTACTactattatcacaaaacgtccctaaggtttatgaaactatcagattgcatccttaaagtTTTTGTGTGTAACTCatggtcctcaaggttagtatgtgcaatcacaaatggtcctgccGTTAAGTTCTGTCAAAAACTCCGTTAGTTTGCTGACATGacacacatatatatcacaaaacattcCTGAGGTTCACACACTTATCATAAATGGtccctatttttttatttttttatttaaaattcataaaattttagttttctttttaaaattatttataaatgaaaataccatttatagaaggattttaatcttgaggactatttatgaaccctaaacccttagttttttcatttttaaattttataaaatttaaattattttttaaaaactccattagtttgttgatgtggcatatatatggagtccacatctacaataatatagtgtcacatgtatttaaaatataatatatattttaaaataatttaaattcataaaattttaaaaagaaaacaaaaatgttatggattttaaatttaaaaaattaaaaaatttcgtaaGGACCATTTGTAATAGGTGTGTGAACCTTAagaatgttttgtgatatatatatatgccacgtcagcaaactaacaGAGTTTTTGACGGAACCTAATGgcaaggaccatttgtgatcatgcatactaaccttgaggaccacgaatgacacaaaaaaacattaaggatgcaatctgatagtttcgtaaaccttaggtacgttttgtgataataagccaataaataaattgacaaGGCAAATCCCAAACTGTCTTTAACTGTCTCGCTTTTCACTAGGATTCCCATGCTGGTTCGAATGGATCAAAGTGGCATTTTGCTCCGAGCTCTTTAaagccttttcttcttccaaactGTCTTTAACTGTCTCCTCCTCAGCTGCTTTCTCAAGCCTCGATATGGGCGCATAGTGATCTGGATGAGCCTGCATACACTTCTTCAAGGCCGCGGTGACCTCAAAGCACTTTTCAGCAACATCCTCCTCGTTCATCTCAGACTCTGCTGCACACTTTTCCCAAGCTATGAAACTCTCCCTGCACCCACCAGCTTTCATGAACAAGCAAAAGCCACATTCTCCCTCctcttgctcttcttctttttccaatGCGCCTTCATCTTCCTgatgcttctcttcttctagAGTTTTGGTATCCAATTGGTGATCTACAGTATGTTTTGGAGTTTGGTCTTCTGGGGTTTTAGAATCTGAATGGGACAAGTTGGGATTTGATGAAACTGGTGGTGAGTCTGCCTCATGAGAATCAGTGGGAATCGTTGAGTCCGATGATAGCGAGTCAGGACTTGTATCGGAGGACCAAATAGCCCCCATGGCTGCTAAAAAACCCTCTGCATGTAAATTCAGCAACATGATCAAAATTTAATGTCCATTATATTACCTCCGTTACAAAATACAGAATTGCATATTTAGCACCACAGCAAACTACAACTATGAAAATACCCCAAGtctaaaactaattaaattgcatttgttttaaaaaaacatagtGGTGATTAAGATGAGACACGTAGTCAACCCACATGCAACATTACagcaattttaaaaagaaaaacaatcaaaTTTGACAGATTACCAATGAATTTTTCAGTCTGTTGTTCATTCAATATTTTGCTCATCTATATTCATTTGAACAGAAGAAACCAAATTAGAACAAGAATAATTTTAAAGGAATTTAAAAGAGTGACAAGAAACAAAGGGACAAGTACTGACGCAAACAGAACATTAGAAACCCTATTGTCCAatacatattatattgtaaGTTTTCTCGTGTACAAAATCCCTTCCCATGTATGGTTCTGCTCAATGCTCTTGGCCAAACTCCACTAAACAATAAAGCCAGCAgtacaaatattattttctttgtaataaCAGTAAATGATTACCCTTTTCAGGCTTATTGTACAAGTATGCCTCTCTTTTGAGGATCCACACAGAGCAAGTCACAACAACTATCATAAATTGTTGAAATTCAGAATAATTCTTGAGTTGTTCCTTTACACAAAAGTAGGGAGTCACCATTGACAATAGCATGATAGAAAGAATGATTCGCACAATCATGTATGCCAAATCTCACCTCAGATGAGGCATGCAAGTAAAAAGATACTAGatacacacatatatgcaACTACAAAATGATAAACCACAATACGGAAGCAAAGATGCACCACGGACTAACACCATTCAGGACAACAACACACAGGACTACtcaaagaacaagaacaaatatAGACATTGAAATAAATGTTCAGATGGATTGATCAGAAACCTATAGAGCCTTGAGTATACGCGCACGTTCTATTGTTCTTTTCTCCTCCTTGCTAAATGCACACGTTCTGTTGTTCTTTTCTCCTCTTTTAGCAAGGCATGAAATAAGTAAGAAATCCTTTTtaagtaataaagaaaaataaaatgaaaataaagcaTCTGTCACAAAATTAGCACTTAGAGAGGGGCACAACCTTTTCAAACGCAAATACAGTACAGACACAAACAGCAACGAAAAGAGATGTAATATCTAAAATAAACATAAGATAAGTGTTTTTTTAATCTGAAAACATAATGCAAATAACTGAAAGTAGAACTCAATCTATCATACCTTTCTGTAATTGTTCAGGACAGAATAAATATGATATAGGTTGTGAGATTCACAGATATCCTTTACTGTTATTTAAATTGCATCACACCTTTATATGATTACTTCCCTTGGCATCATAGAACTTTCTACTTCTTAgactagaaaaataaaacgaagtgtctatttttttttcttcactttttttcttaaatatctTAAATGACTGACTGCAATTACTTGGTGGGGAAATTCACATGAATGTGATGGGTACGAGAAAACGGTAGCTTCTTCCAGCACAGCAAAAATCAATGTCAATGTCAATTCAATTGCAGacatacaaaaaaacaaaatcaacccaaagaaaacaaaaacaacattaaaCAGCGATCAATGAACCAAAAACgaattttaattcaatttcagtgACAAAGAGAAcacagaagaaaagagaagagtaCCTATAAGCAGGAAGCTCTTTTACCCGGTGGGGTTGGGGGCAGTGAGCTCTTCGTGACGGCTGACTTCGGCAGCACGGTACGGCAGGTAAGGAAACGCGGTCATGGGTTCGATAATTAGAGAGAGACCAAAGATGAAAGAGCGAGGGGTTTTAAGGGTGgagagtgttggcgtgacttgttaCTTTCTTTTCACCCTAAGAATTCCTattgtaattgtaattgatttactttagggcatgtttacgtattaATGGATATAGAAGGAAAGTGAATGATTTTCATTCCTGACTTCCCTTGCGTTTACTTGCaatcaggaatgaaaaaataagtgggcccAACCTCAAAATCCGTAATCACATCCCCCAAAACTAGGTATTAGATCAACTAGGGGGAGTAGTCGATACGATTCTCATTCCTGTTTTCTCTtattaacttccaaaaatatcCTTACCACTTTACCATAATTCCAAAACACCTCaaacccttaaaaaaaaaaaaaaaaaaaaaactcacgcCAAGAAGTTCCAAGACGCTCCAACTTCGTTTTCATATTAGCATTGCAGACACAACCTCCTAGAAGCAGCAGTAACGCCTTGTGCTATGAAAGTCattctatctatctatctatatatctatctatcttcctcttcttcttcttcttctatcttctGTCTTCACATTCATCACAAAACAAAGTACGGTCATGGATAAAGACTTTCGTGGAGATtatatatctattttttagtagTATGAAGATTATGTATTTAATCGTATGAAGATTATGcaggttattattatttgattgtttactAGTTACGtagatgaaaaatatatatttattggagtttatttttttgtttgaaattggctCTGGATAAAGGTGTTATTACTATTATCATTGAACTAAGCTCTTGTTGTTCATCTTGTTCAGCATATTGATTCCTCGTGTTTACACCGCCTTACCGGTTTGCTGCAGAATTAGTTTGGTCTCGTTAGCTAatttgagaattatatatgtgttgtGGTGAacaataatcaaattaatcaaattagTTTGGACAACATTTTGGACATTTTAgttatca
This genomic interval carries:
- the LOC18777451 gene encoding NHP2-like protein 1, producing MTGEAVNAKAYPLADAQLTITILDLVQQAANYKQLKKGANEATKTLNRGISEFVVMACDTEPIEILLHLPLLAEDKNVPYVFVPSKQALGRACGVTRPVIACSVTSNEGSQLKSQIQQLKDAIEKLLI
- the LOC18776597 gene encoding uncharacterized protein LOC18776597, with the protein product MIVRIILSIMLLSMVTPYFCVKEQLKNYSEFQQFMIVVVTCSVWILKREAYLYNKPEKEGFLAAMGAIWSSDTSPDSLSSDSTIPTDSHEADSPPVSSNPNLSHSDSKTPEDQTPKHTVDHQLDTKTLEEEKHQEDEGALEKEEEQEEGECGFCLFMKAGGCRESFIAWEKCAAESEMNEEDVAEKCFEVTAALKKCMQAHPDHYAPISRLEKAAEEETVKDSLEEEKALKSSEQNATLIHSNQHGNPSEKRDS